The Ptychodera flava strain L36383 chromosome 7, AS_Pfla_20210202, whole genome shotgun sequence DNA window CTTTGCCTCGAAAATGTCACCTTTCATGCTTAAGATCAGTCCcacattttaacaaacatgtCTCATGTAAATTTCATTATCGTCCTTTCTATTAATCGCCCATTAAATTATTCAGGTGGTGTTAATTTCCTTGTAATTCGGCAATTTCAAATcgtatatattattttattttattatgagTGTTTACATGCTAAAGACAATTCACATTCTGTCGTTTCgttctgaaaattgaaaacaagtaACTATGTCGATCATCAGATGTGTATGATTTGGAAATGCCCATTATCAAACTTAGAACGTCATTTTGAAACTTGTAAAAACACGATCAGCGTAAGTCGTGTAAGCAAGTAGCAGGTATGTGTATACATTCCTCTCAATCTGTAGTCTCTGATCGTGTAAAGTTGCCCTTATAGAGTTAGATCGCCGAAGTTCCAGACTGCTTGCTTGCGCTAAAGTTTGTTCAAAGAAGCTACGTGTACCACTATAGCCGGTCTGACCTCATTTGAGGGCAAACAGATTACGCAAACAAACTATCAACGTACTTATCGTAACTTAAACATTCATTATGCACAACCACACCCGATCGACACCCACGCAAATTTAGCGTTATTAAGGTGAAGTTGTTTTAATCACAAATGAAAAAATAGTTATACTATTGATGAACTGAAGTTCCTGCAACATGGCTGACTATTTCAAGCTGAATGCAGAGTACTACAAAGTACCGGGGCATTTTACTTTTAAAGATGTTTATCTTGCCCAATACGTCAGAAAGGATACACTAGAAAGGCCGGAGCTCTACGAAATCAAGTCGGATGACATTTTCGTGGTGTCATATCCAAAATCGGGTAAGTCCTTTGCCGAAGGTTTGGTGATACGTACATAGTAATGGTTGGTGGCGGAGGAAACGGCAAGAGTTTGGCAAACTGTATGTCAGAGTCGTTCAGTGTCACTCCCCATCCTCGGATGGAAGATTACAGAAGAATAAGAAGAAACAAACTTTGCAAAGGCAAGGACGAATTCCAGTTTCAGTTACTTGACCATTTATTTCACCTTGCTCGATGGGCAAAGGTAAATGTTAAGTGACCTATTGACACCATGGAATGACCGTAACAGTACAGGGTGACGCAACAAAGGCTGTGAATTCAAAGTACACGTAAAGCAAATGTCAGAGCACACCCAGGTCAGCATGAATATGTCTGCCTCGTATTACTCTAGTTGAAAACCTTCTCTGATATTTAGTACAAGCATAATTATTCTGTACAATGTTACAGTATCACATACTTTGTCATCCTTGTTTCTACTATGACAATGTGATAAGTCACGGTCGTTTAGGCGTTCTCAGAGCGTCACCACTGGCTAGAGTGTGACTTACGTCGTATCTGCTAAATGAGAGATTAATGAGTGATCTACAATGTAAGATGTTTGTTTCATTTGGCATTGTGCTTGTTCTTCCATAAGGTTTGtgcccggtggtggcagtcccctggttggtgggtacccatgcgcgttaccaaattcacggaaaaaggggtgtttttcttcagtcatctcggagattctaggtccgttaaatcgagaaaaaggggtactttttcagagtaacctccgagattaggggtagtcctttcataatctccctaggacactaaatctggtctagtctcactcacaaagaaaatgaaaaacagtaccgtacggaagatgattgtgtatgaatgtgactaaaatcaggtgaggacaaacatttgtgatgtatgtacatgtatacaaagtcaacctccagggtcaaccctggaagtcaacatactaacctcctagatttcgaaaataagggtatgttttttacagctaatttctccaagatttgccacaaatagggggtgtttttctcagaaatattctaggaaagggggcacttttcaaactttggtaagaagcatgggtacccaccaacccggggactgccaccgccgggagTTTGTGTTtgaggaggcatcatgggccagtggctagagcagtggactcacgatcaaaggatggtgagttcaagccccggcatggccatggcgttgtgtccttgagcaaggcacttcattcctcattgcttctccccacccaggagtgatgggtacctggtaggacagaggttgttatgtgtgcgtttagctctgctgcgcttattggctgcacatgtgagctcttgtttgctccccagtgagttgagtggtatcatattaggtccagtgaccaggggtaacaATAATTgcaaagcgccttgatcacatgtacttgtggatatgtgcgctatataagaacccaatattatttatttatttatttatttattattattattattattattattattattattattattattattatgtgtgACGGTGAACATatgagcgtgagtgcttcacgaacccTGCAGCGTATGGAGGGGTAGcagtcaaaaaatgtaacagctTACTTCGGTTTTTGAACCAATCTTCTTGAGATCGGGGATTTGGctgttctgtctgttgcttctccactgggtgactggatgccgtacaATTTGAGTTCGAATCCGTTTGAAACCGCCGTACTTGATGATGTGGCAACATTGAGGTGTGCATACTGCAAACACCTCACCCCGGTAATTTGATATTCTCAAAATGTGTGCACTAAGTATGTTGAGATTGAAAATACGTCACTTCTCTGCACTTCAGGAGAATGTAGTAAAGCGCTTAGCGAAAAAAGATGCTGCCAGGCTagaaagttatatatatatatatatatatatatatatatatatatatatatatataatatatatatatatatatatatatatatatatatatatatatatatatatatatatatatatgcacttgAAAGCAAGTAAGGTCAGATGAAGTGAAGCATGCCTATATATATCGATTGGTACGCGGTACGATGCTTGTAACATTGGAAAGATGATCTCTTTCTTCTCGTTTCCTACCAGGTACAACATGGACACTGGAATTGGCACAGCTGATTATGAACAAAGGCGACCCTACATACTCTTTATCTGAGAACCATTTCTATAGGATACCCTTCATTGAGTTTCACAGTGAAACATATCCAAGGTATGTGGTCAAGTGTCATATGTAGACAGCAAAAATTTAGCATGACAACACCTTTTGCATTATTTTGCAAGTATATTGCTTCCCATGTGCAACTTACCGACAATGTATATATAACAAACATTTATGATTTATAAAACTATGACTATGCATACTGACAGTATAAAGATATTTACTCCGAGAAGGCGGGAGAATGTACAGAGAGTCAGAGAAATATCAATTGCACGCATTAAAAGCACGTAACATATTACAtgcatgtaatatgtaaataatgatCGCATGTATAAAAAACACGTCACATATAACAGATATTACAGTTTTGTTGATTCATATTCCATAATTGAATGCATGAACTTCGATTTAAGACATTATTACTTCAAATTCCTGAAGTAAGTTACGTTACGTAATGTTATGTTGTTTTGTgtaatgttatgttatgttatgttatgttatgttatgttatgttgtgttgtgttgtgttgtgttgtgttgtgttgtgttgtgttgtgttgtgttatcTTATGTTACGTTACGTTATGTTACGTAacgttatgttatgttatgttatgttatgttatgttatgtcaTGTCATGTTATGTCATGTTATGCtctgttatgttatgttatgtcaTGTTATGATATTATgttatgtcatgtcatgtcatgttatGTTATGTCATGTTATGATAAGTTATGTTTTGTTATGTTATGTAGGTTATTTATGTCATTTGTGTTatgttgttttcttaatttatCTTGTCACATCTTTAATATCTTATCTTGTTAAATGTCATACATGTAATGTCTGTATTTCAATTCGATGATTGTTTAATGAGTATAGATATAactatattttcacatttgaaaacataaatcatataTTCACTTTAACATGAATTGCTAAGTGAACTCACAACCCTACCTTTTAAGTTCACCATTGCATTTCAGTAGAAGGAAAACATTACCAAAACCAAACAACTATGTGGAAAATTTGCGGGTACATTGCAACGCCTGCTTTGCATGCGATCTTTGCTAAAGCCCATCCTGGTATGCAGAGTGGCTGTACTCTGTACACCGATTTTCCCGATAGCGCGTTTTACTAGAGGAAAGTGCATTTGCATCGTGTGAAACTAGAATTTGTATCTAAAATCCAAGAATTGACACTTCTCGAAATAGATTACAAAGTAGATGCATAAGCGTTCAAGATTCGGACAGCGATTATGAGAAGTGGCCATTCTGTTCTCAAGAGTTCTAGTGTGACTTTTACAGAGCATAACATGATCGGACCATAGGAAGTCAAACTTAGATTTTTAGATTATTCTGTTAACAACGtttacattatttcattttctgttgGTTCCGAAGGAGTTGTTTCTTTAATGATAATATGCCATTCATTACACTTTGTTTCTAACATTTCCAGACTAACTGGATTAACAGCTATGCAAAACATAGAATCACCCCGTCTTTTGAAAAGCCATCTACCTATCCATTTGTTCCCTCCCCAAGTTCTCCAAAAGGGATGTAAGGTAACAATATAATTACGATTGCAATTATACAACAAAAAACATCATGACAACATCCAGAAAACAAGCTTTCAATATCTATCCCGCACGTTCTGTTTGCGAGTAAATGTATAGAGATACTCGTTATGTGCATGTTCAGCGATTCACCAACATAGGTCGTTACTCATCCgtgatgtttacattttttacatttatttttttttcaaactatcaaGATTGTCTCGAAGTAATATTTAGCTATTTATTTATCGATTCTTTATTGCCAATCCTTTTTTTGCTGAGAGACAGATCATAGAGGTCTAAGGTATTTGCAGTATTTCAAGACATGGAAAGCCAAGGAACCAAGTGCAGGGCGATGATGCCATGGTCGATAACTGAGGCTACTTTGAATCATTTTAATGATGCGATACTGACCATCATGTTTCGTCAATGATTATATTTTTAGATAATAGTTGTTTCCCGGAATCCAAAGGATACTGTTGCTTCGTATTACAATTTCTACCAGGCATATCCTTCTTTGCTCGGTGACTATAAGGGAGA harbors:
- the LOC139136681 gene encoding sulfotransferase 1C4-like isoform X2, encoding MADYFKLNAEYYKVPGHFTFKDVYLAQYVRKDTLERPELYEIKSDDIFVVSYPKSGTTWTLELAQLIMNKGDPTYSLSENHFYRIPFIEFHSETYPRLTGLTAMQNIESPRLLKSHLPIHLFPPQVLQKGCKIIVVSRNPKDTVASYYNFYQAYPSLLGDYKGDFSNYLKLFMNGKVVYGDWFDHTLGWYEYVVENNGLFLKYEDMKKSPRDVSRKIAEYLNCDLSDEVIDEIVERCSFARMKMSGLINIQEVEGRPFLRKGAVGDWKNYFTLAENEAFDEVYNERMKDSGLSFEWE